From one Brachypodium distachyon strain Bd21 chromosome 4, Brachypodium_distachyon_v3.0, whole genome shotgun sequence genomic stretch:
- the LOC100823717 gene encoding uncharacterized protein LOC100823717: MKLGKAPELLKKAAAVCKSKTCVLAARLLVLASLRRRIATVGAISHALMASDRDKTPNKVNCDVKALVVVPRKAMATVGRKPVIVGDLSDQLAVFDQEDGDWTLHSLFDDDNCCYTGDEYEDEDQDGDDDDDGGVLVDDEEEDEEEPSVMDVIRNSREVEGVEFNMDDEIDQAAGMFIARCRQRMNRSF, encoded by the coding sequence ATGAAGCTGGGCAAGGCCCCGGAGCTCctgaagaaggcggcggcggtgtgcAAGAGCAAGACCTGCGTGCTGGCCGCCAGGCTCCTGGTCCTCGCCTCGCTCCGCCGCAGGATCGCCACTGTCGGCGCCATCTCGCACGCGCTCATGGCATCCGACCGGGACAAAACACCCAACAAGGTCAATTGCGACGTCAAAGCGCTCGTCGTAGTGCCGCGGAAGGCCATGGCCACTGTCGGCCGGAAGCCGGTCATCGTCGGCGATCTCTCTGATCAGTTGGCAGTGTTCGACCAAGAAGACGGTGACTGGACGCTGCACTCCCtcttcgacgacgacaactGCTGCTACACCGGCGACGAGTACGAGGACGAGGATCAGGACGgagatgatgacgatgatggcGGTGTGCTAGtggatgatgaggaggaggacgaggaggagccgtCGGTGATGGATGTGATCAGGAACAGCCGGGAGGTGGAGGGGGTGGAGTTCAACATGGACGACGAGATCGACCAGGCCGCCGGCATGTTCATCGCCAGGTGCCGCCAACGGATGAACCGGAGCTTCTAG